One Microlunatus soli genomic window carries:
- a CDS encoding VOC family protein: protein MTNPTTTPITGILTIGIPVTDQDRALDFYGGVLGFDTLMDTPIEQLGGRWLVVAPAGAATSLALVPAGSEAPAGVPTGIRLSTADAAALHAELVDRDVAVGPMLRWPGVPPMFSVTDPDGNGLSVTEVPTEGTDR from the coding sequence ATGACCAACCCGACCACGACACCCATCACCGGCATCCTCACCATCGGCATCCCGGTCACCGACCAGGATCGAGCATTGGACTTCTACGGCGGCGTCCTCGGTTTCGACACGCTGATGGACACACCGATCGAACAACTCGGCGGGCGCTGGCTCGTCGTCGCGCCCGCCGGAGCAGCGACGTCGCTGGCCCTCGTCCCGGCCGGCTCCGAGGCCCCAGCGGGTGTTCCGACCGGGATCCGACTGTCCACCGCCGACGCTGCGGCGTTGCACGCCGAACTCGTCGACCGCGATGTCGCGGTCGGTCCGATGCTGCGCTGGCCCGGCGTCCCACCGATGTTCAGCGTCACCGATCCGGACGGCAACGGCCTGTCGGTCACCGAGGTTCCAACCGAGGGAACCGACCGATGA
- the glnA gene encoding type I glutamate--ammonia ligase, with protein MFADADEALAYIKDEGVETVDVRFCDLPGIMQHFTVPVSSFGPEVFEDGLAFDGSSIRGFQKIHESDMALLPDPTTAYLDPFRKSKTLCLNFFVHDPLTKEPYSRDPRNIARKAEAYLASTGIGDVANFAPEAEFYVFDDVRFETKQNTGYYAIDSVAGAWNTGRIEDGGNRGYKVRYKGGYFPVPPVDHFADLRDDIVRNIENTGLVVERAHHEVGTAGQAEINFVYDTLLKSADDVQKFKYLVKNTAWQAGKTATFMPKPIFGDNGSGMHVHSSLWKDGVPLFYDEAGYAGLSDLARWYIGGILEHAPALLAFTNPTANSYHRLVPGFEAPVNLVYSQRNRSAAMRIPITGSNPKAKRVEFRCPDPSSNPYLAFAALLLAGIDGIQNKTEPLAPVDKDLYELPPEEHASVPTVPADLGAVLDALEADNEFLTAGDVFTPDLIETWIELKRADIDALRLRPHPHEFEMYYDV; from the coding sequence ATGTTCGCAGACGCCGACGAGGCGCTGGCCTATATCAAGGATGAAGGCGTCGAAACCGTCGACGTCCGATTCTGTGACCTTCCCGGCATCATGCAGCACTTCACGGTGCCGGTCAGCTCGTTCGGGCCGGAGGTGTTCGAGGACGGCTTGGCCTTCGACGGTTCGTCGATCCGTGGTTTCCAGAAGATCCACGAGTCGGACATGGCTCTGCTGCCCGACCCGACAACGGCGTACCTGGATCCGTTCCGCAAGTCCAAGACGCTGTGCCTGAACTTTTTCGTGCATGATCCGCTGACCAAGGAGCCCTACAGCCGCGACCCGCGCAACATCGCGCGTAAGGCCGAGGCCTACCTGGCCTCCACCGGCATCGGTGATGTCGCCAACTTCGCCCCCGAGGCCGAGTTCTACGTCTTCGACGACGTCCGCTTCGAGACCAAGCAGAACACCGGCTACTACGCGATCGACTCCGTCGCCGGCGCCTGGAACACCGGACGGATCGAGGACGGCGGCAACCGCGGCTACAAGGTCCGTTACAAGGGCGGTTACTTCCCCGTCCCGCCGGTCGATCACTTCGCCGATCTGCGTGACGACATCGTCCGCAACATCGAGAACACCGGTCTGGTCGTCGAACGGGCCCACCACGAGGTCGGCACCGCCGGTCAGGCGGAGATCAACTTCGTCTACGACACCCTGCTGAAGAGCGCCGACGACGTCCAGAAGTTCAAGTACCTGGTCAAGAACACCGCCTGGCAGGCCGGCAAGACTGCGACCTTCATGCCGAAGCCGATCTTCGGTGACAACGGTTCCGGTATGCACGTGCACTCCAGCCTGTGGAAGGACGGCGTCCCGCTGTTCTACGACGAGGCCGGCTACGCGGGGCTGTCCGACCTCGCCCGTTGGTACATCGGCGGCATCCTGGAGCACGCTCCGGCGCTGCTCGCCTTCACCAACCCGACCGCGAACTCCTACCACCGACTGGTGCCGGGCTTCGAGGCGCCGGTCAACCTGGTCTACAGCCAGCGCAACCGTTCGGCCGCGATGCGGATCCCGATCACCGGTTCCAACCCGAAGGCCAAGCGGGTCGAGTTCCGCTGCCCGGACCCGTCGTCGAACCCGTACCTGGCCTTCGCGGCGCTGCTGCTGGCCGGTATCGACGGCATCCAGAACAAGACCGAGCCGCTGGCACCGGTCGACAAGGACCTCTACGAGTTGCCGCCGGAGGAGCACGCATCGGTGCCCACCGTGCCGGCCGATCTCGGCGCCGTGCTGGACGCTCTCGAAGCGGACAACGAGTTCCTCACCGCCGGTGACGTCTTCACCCCGGATCTGATCGAGACCTGGATCGAACTGAAGCGCGCCGACATCGACGCCCTGCGGCTGCGCCCGCACCCGCACGAGTTCGAGATGTACTACGACGTGTGA
- a CDS encoding DUF998 domain-containing protein — protein sequence MTDRITSVPVGGRSGMISNVPSRRDGPSDGNLVDSNPTRWLLRCMAVAGPCYVVISLLQAFTRTGFDPRIHEWSLLALGSLGWIQTANLILTGALLVAGAVGLARAFPTRERGRRFAAALLAGYGVSCVAAGAFAADPAYGFPVGAPDGRPPTSSLHALLHLTFGGLGFLCLIICCFVVARIAARHRRIRDAWISLIVGVLFSCSFAGIATGAGNPVINLAFTGAIVLSFGWLTAVAAVLLGRLGRGLQPAPGPGRS from the coding sequence ATGACCGATCGGATCACTTCGGTGCCAGTCGGTGGCCGCAGTGGCATGATCAGCAACGTCCCGTCCCGACGCGACGGACCGAGCGACGGCAACCTCGTCGACAGCAATCCGACCAGGTGGCTGCTTCGGTGCATGGCCGTTGCAGGGCCCTGCTACGTCGTGATCTCGCTGCTGCAGGCGTTCACGCGCACGGGGTTCGATCCGAGGATTCATGAGTGGAGCCTGTTGGCACTCGGCTCCCTCGGCTGGATCCAGACGGCGAATCTGATCCTGACCGGTGCCCTGCTGGTGGCAGGTGCCGTCGGCCTGGCTCGCGCATTCCCCACCCGCGAACGGGGACGGCGGTTCGCTGCCGCACTGTTGGCCGGGTACGGCGTCTCATGCGTTGCCGCCGGCGCCTTCGCGGCCGATCCGGCGTACGGCTTCCCGGTCGGTGCGCCGGACGGCAGACCGCCGACCTCGAGCCTGCACGCTCTGCTTCATCTGACCTTCGGAGGTCTGGGGTTCTTGTGCCTGATCATCTGCTGCTTCGTCGTCGCCCGGATCGCCGCCAGACATCGCCGAATCCGCGATGCCTGGATCTCGTTGATCGTGGGTGTCCTGTTCAGCTGTTCCTTTGCCGGGATCGCCACGGGGGCAGGGAATCCGGTGATCAATCTCGCCTTCACCGGGGCGATCGTGCTGAGCTTCGGATGGCTCACCGCGGTTGCCGCCGTACTGCTCGGTCGACTCGGGCGAGGGCTGCAACCGGCCCCCGGCCCGGGCAGGAGTTGA
- a CDS encoding GlxA family transcriptional regulator — MPPQSVLVIGYDGAELVDIACVTSAFALANRLGAAPHYRVELASLGGRSITSDSGLRLEPQRSLEEVDSAETMIVSGGLGHVDAAANRDFLREIVRLAATAGRIASVCTGTTVLAQAGLLDGRRATTHWFYATGLAARYPAVTVDASPIYVRDGNVSTSGGVTASLDLTLSFIEDDHGVELARRVAVGMVTYLQRPGNQAQMSIFTSTAQPDDATVRRVIEYIIAHPEADLHTESLAAMAGVSPRQLHRLFTERQSETPGSAVRRIRLEIAARLAATTDLPVAQIARRCGFRSAESLRQAFVLRYGISPREFRRTHLQAAH, encoded by the coding sequence GTGCCACCGCAGAGCGTGCTGGTCATCGGGTACGACGGTGCCGAGCTGGTCGACATCGCGTGTGTGACGTCTGCCTTCGCTTTGGCCAATCGATTGGGCGCAGCACCCCACTACCGTGTCGAACTGGCATCCCTGGGCGGCCGATCGATCACGTCCGACTCCGGTCTGCGACTCGAACCGCAGCGCTCACTGGAGGAGGTCGACTCCGCCGAGACCATGATCGTTTCCGGTGGGCTCGGGCATGTCGACGCCGCGGCGAATCGGGACTTCTTGCGCGAGATCGTCCGGCTCGCTGCTACCGCGGGCCGGATCGCCTCGGTCTGCACCGGGACCACGGTGCTGGCCCAGGCGGGTCTGCTGGACGGACGTAGGGCGACAACGCACTGGTTCTACGCCACCGGACTGGCCGCACGGTACCCGGCGGTCACGGTCGATGCGTCGCCGATCTATGTCCGGGACGGCAATGTGTCCACCTCAGGCGGGGTGACGGCCTCATTGGATCTGACCCTGTCATTCATCGAAGATGATCATGGAGTCGAGCTCGCCCGACGAGTAGCCGTCGGGATGGTCACCTACCTGCAACGGCCCGGCAACCAGGCCCAGATGAGCATCTTCACCTCCACGGCGCAGCCGGATGATGCGACGGTCCGTCGGGTGATCGAGTACATCATCGCCCACCCCGAGGCCGATCTGCACACCGAATCGCTGGCGGCGATGGCCGGGGTCAGTCCGCGTCAACTGCACCGGCTCTTCACCGAACGGCAGTCCGAGACGCCCGGTAGTGCCGTCCGCCGGATCCGGCTGGAGATCGCCGCACGGCTGGCCGCAACCACTGACCTGCCGGTGGCGCAGATCGCCCGCCGCTGCGGATTCCGATCGGCCGAGAGCCTGCGTCAGGCCTTTGTCCTCCGCTATGGCATCAGCCCGCGAGAGTTCCGCCGTACCCACCTCCAGGCCGCCCACTGA
- a CDS encoding HNH endonuclease signature motif containing protein, with product MTVVDQERDTVVDQDGRGDGPEGPADPYALGGRLMAAAGDLSRQEAVFLELVGLFDAIDGYRSWDGIRSTAHWLSWACAIAPGTAREHLRVARALLRMPDTRAAFASGDLTFSKVRELTRLVDHFIDPDATSEGADDSCDVATPPGAQPHREVPAEGRPGNGPSADVHGADGDQPVDPGEAAGQERGDVDADGPASSHSAHSGDSSADVGPSDVGAVPSPCPATAAIASAPDRPDEAKLIRFAQCCTAQQLARVVTSYRAVEGTSRRRRDRQRVSWVTRDDGNIHITMVLPPEEGAAVVAAIQSATDASSTQDDQAEPGAVVADDRQPGQSSDEVRAEARERTRVEAVCEIANHYLASRPEDRSGEDRTLVVLEVSSSALAATSSRPPAGPLQGAGVPSGTGRLDSTASDSRATDSNAPASAAPGSTAPRTPPPHGVPTQAADVPAGTVSPPTTSRPALADPHDQTCRVRGAAAIETSAAQRALCDSRIVAIITDQYGEPLAVSREQRLATRAQRRALMIRDGCCQYPGCNQTRRLQAHHRVRWSDGGKTDLDNLLLLCQWHHTRVHEDKISISRCGHPGCPIRWQFTRPDNSTIAPIVAGREERNPWRPMSDALGRPLPEPAREAARIRNDHRVADFTGRQTALAEQQQALEDRYRHIDCPDHPDAQRVFPVGGGAGFNLAACVDALFGMVPLPAGQYS from the coding sequence ATGACAGTTGTCGATCAGGAGCGGGACACGGTAGTCGATCAGGACGGTCGTGGCGACGGTCCCGAGGGGCCGGCCGATCCGTACGCGCTGGGTGGTCGATTGATGGCGGCAGCCGGCGACCTGTCCCGGCAGGAAGCGGTGTTCTTGGAGTTGGTCGGCCTGTTCGACGCTATCGACGGCTACCGATCCTGGGACGGCATCCGGTCCACCGCGCACTGGCTCTCCTGGGCCTGCGCGATCGCGCCGGGGACGGCCCGCGAACACCTCCGCGTTGCCCGTGCCCTGCTCCGGATGCCAGACACCCGAGCAGCCTTTGCCAGCGGCGACCTGACCTTTTCCAAGGTCCGCGAGCTCACCCGCCTGGTCGACCACTTCATCGACCCCGACGCCACGTCCGAGGGAGCCGACGACTCGTGCGACGTCGCTACTCCCCCTGGTGCTCAGCCACACCGTGAGGTGCCGGCCGAAGGGCGGCCCGGTAATGGTCCGTCCGCCGATGTCCACGGCGCCGACGGCGATCAGCCGGTAGATCCGGGTGAGGCCGCCGGACAAGAACGCGGCGATGTCGATGCCGACGGACCGGCGTCGTCACATTCCGCCCACAGCGGGGACTCCTCCGCCGATGTCGGCCCGTCGGATGTCGGCGCCGTACCGAGCCCTTGTCCGGCCACCGCTGCGATTGCGAGCGCACCGGATCGGCCGGACGAGGCCAAGTTGATCCGATTCGCACAATGTTGCACGGCTCAACAGCTGGCACGCGTCGTGACGAGCTACCGCGCCGTCGAAGGGACCAGCCGACGTCGCCGCGACCGCCAACGCGTCTCCTGGGTGACGCGCGATGACGGCAACATCCACATCACCATGGTGTTGCCGCCCGAGGAGGGCGCCGCCGTGGTCGCCGCGATCCAGTCCGCGACCGACGCCAGCTCCACCCAAGATGACCAGGCCGAGCCCGGAGCGGTGGTGGCTGATGATCGCCAACCCGGCCAGTCATCCGATGAGGTCAGAGCCGAGGCACGAGAACGGACCAGGGTCGAGGCGGTCTGCGAGATCGCGAATCATTACCTCGCATCCCGCCCCGAGGACCGTTCCGGCGAAGACCGCACGCTGGTCGTCCTCGAAGTCAGCAGCAGCGCGTTGGCCGCCACGTCATCGCGGCCCCCGGCCGGCCCACTGCAGGGCGCAGGCGTTCCCTCGGGAACGGGTCGGCTCGACAGCACGGCGTCCGACAGCAGGGCGACCGATAGCAACGCACCGGCCAGCGCCGCACCCGGCAGCACCGCGCCACGAACGCCGCCTCCGCACGGCGTACCGACGCAGGCGGCGGACGTTCCAGCGGGGACGGTCAGTCCTCCGACGACATCACGGCCGGCGCTCGCCGATCCGCATGACCAGACCTGCCGGGTCCGCGGCGCTGCTGCGATCGAGACCAGCGCGGCGCAGCGTGCGTTGTGCGACTCCCGCATCGTCGCGATCATCACCGATCAGTACGGGGAGCCGCTCGCGGTCAGCCGTGAGCAACGGCTGGCAACCCGAGCCCAACGTCGAGCCTTGATGATCAGGGACGGCTGCTGCCAATACCCCGGCTGCAATCAGACCCGACGGCTGCAGGCGCATCATCGGGTCCGTTGGTCCGACGGGGGCAAAACGGATCTCGACAATCTGCTGTTGCTGTGCCAGTGGCATCACACCCGAGTCCATGAGGACAAGATCTCGATCAGTCGTTGCGGACATCCCGGCTGTCCGATCCGCTGGCAGTTCACCCGCCCGGACAACAGCACGATCGCCCCGATCGTCGCCGGCCGCGAGGAACGAAACCCGTGGCGACCGATGTCCGATGCGCTCGGCCGACCGCTACCCGAGCCGGCTCGAGAGGCCGCCCGGATCCGCAATGATCATCGGGTCGCCGACTTCACCGGCCGACAAACAGCGTTGGCCGAGCAGCAACAAGCCCTCGAGGATCGGTATCGACACATCGACTGCCCGGACCATCCCGATGCTCAGCGTGTCTTCCCGGTCGGCGGTGGCGCCGGATTCAATCTCGCCGCCTGCGTCGACGCCCTGTTCGGAATGGTCCCGCTGCCGGCTGGCCAATACAGTTGA
- a CDS encoding nuclear transport factor 2 family protein, translating to MSDRKGFIAWVEGPLYAAELALHNGDAAPRRALWSRAEPLSVLGAWRNAFGRQEIDELFGTLAASFSDCTCYTFELLSYDVSGDTAYTVGLEHTSVSVDGRPRSYTLRATQIYRREGGEWRVAHRHGDTVLPDVEGGSSSR from the coding sequence ATGTCCGATCGGAAAGGTTTCATCGCCTGGGTGGAGGGCCCGCTGTACGCAGCCGAGTTGGCCCTTCACAACGGTGACGCCGCGCCGAGGCGGGCATTGTGGTCTCGTGCCGAGCCGCTCAGCGTCCTGGGCGCCTGGCGCAACGCATTCGGCCGGCAGGAGATCGACGAGCTCTTCGGCACGCTCGCTGCGAGTTTTTCCGACTGCACCTGCTATACCTTCGAACTGCTGAGCTACGACGTGTCCGGCGATACGGCGTACACCGTCGGGCTCGAGCACACCTCGGTCTCCGTCGACGGCCGCCCGCGCAGCTACACGCTGCGCGCCACCCAGATCTATCGCCGAGAAGGCGGCGAATGGCGGGTCGCCCACCGGCACGGCGACACCGTCCTTCCAGACGTCGAGGGCGGCAGTTCGTCGAGGTGA
- a CDS encoding mycothiol transferase → MYAPVVDQEIATLVGYADQQLDAIRAAALGLTEEQAVATPCRSVLSVAGIIKHVVYGLRGTVRALTTGEAGPGELDAAAFAAYTASFALGEGETTTALLAEFDELRPQFLAAMKAADPDADALAPPAPWAGITEPRPIKLRYNLVHQIEELARHAGHIDIIREELDGMSVPALVLTRAGAPANQFFQPYVARPGTIDS, encoded by the coding sequence ATGTACGCACCCGTTGTCGACCAGGAGATCGCGACGTTGGTCGGATACGCCGATCAGCAGCTGGACGCGATCCGCGCGGCCGCGCTCGGACTGACCGAGGAACAGGCGGTGGCCACACCCTGCCGGAGCGTTCTGTCGGTGGCCGGCATCATCAAGCACGTTGTGTACGGGCTGCGCGGGACCGTACGGGCATTGACGACCGGTGAGGCCGGGCCGGGGGAGTTGGACGCGGCTGCGTTCGCCGCCTACACCGCAAGTTTTGCCCTGGGCGAGGGCGAGACCACAACCGCCCTGCTGGCGGAGTTCGACGAGCTCCGACCGCAATTCCTCGCCGCGATGAAGGCAGCCGATCCGGATGCCGACGCCCTCGCACCGCCGGCTCCGTGGGCTGGTATCACCGAGCCTCGGCCGATCAAGCTGCGCTACAACCTGGTCCATCAGATCGAGGAGCTGGCCCGGCACGCCGGCCATATCGACATCATCCGCGAGGAGTTGGACGGAATGTCGGTCCCGGCACTGGTGCTGACCCGCGCCGGCGCGCCGGCCAACCAGTTCTTCCAGCCCTACGTCGCCCGACCCGGGACGATCGACAGCTGA
- a CDS encoding ricin-type beta-trefoil lectin domain protein: MATAAPDRPAPSTRRYRRAPRHRDRRLPILLSAICLLVAILTPLSTTGASAAPDPRVPLAGVPDGDLGQTPGSYAYYGFDQPSVDNLHWTQKITTDPGQANVFWSNQFTFDNDWTGYTGFQSHRDGLGMFLVSIWNSTDSRTGSPGTYCITFSEDGTGRGCRLDVSPIAGHSYRWDVSSDAGGWYTFTITDETAGTSFTLGSIKVGAGVGMDTSRFVAWTEYFDWNDPQATCLDEPSSRLAMSTPTSRTTSGPLTATWTKSRVSDGCATQATVRFDDAGAIQRDGIGNSAAGRITNPGGLCLAGGTSATSLTLQGCDNSMVQQWNRGADGTLRADWRCLTPRGNKAPYGTSLDTCRSIQAQGFRAKDDGTIVNPTTSTCLQADDNAVGAKVTLVACDPSAIDQHWKTPARMVR, encoded by the coding sequence GTGGCCACCGCTGCCCCCGATCGTCCCGCCCCATCCACCCGCCGTTACCGGCGTGCTCCCCGACACCGTGACCGACGGCTGCCGATCCTGCTGAGCGCGATCTGCCTGCTGGTCGCGATCCTGACCCCGCTGTCGACCACCGGCGCGAGCGCCGCACCCGATCCGAGGGTCCCGTTGGCGGGAGTCCCGGATGGCGACCTGGGCCAGACGCCGGGCAGCTACGCCTACTACGGCTTCGATCAACCGTCGGTGGACAACCTGCACTGGACACAGAAGATCACCACCGATCCCGGCCAGGCGAATGTGTTCTGGTCCAACCAGTTCACCTTCGACAACGACTGGACCGGCTACACCGGCTTCCAGTCCCACCGCGACGGTCTCGGCATGTTCCTGGTCTCGATCTGGAACAGCACCGACTCCAGGACGGGCAGCCCCGGCACCTACTGCATCACCTTCTCCGAGGACGGAACGGGGCGCGGCTGCCGGCTGGACGTCAGCCCGATTGCGGGACACAGCTACCGCTGGGACGTCAGCTCCGATGCCGGCGGCTGGTACACCTTCACCATCACCGACGAGACCGCCGGCACGAGCTTCACTCTCGGGTCGATCAAGGTCGGCGCCGGCGTCGGGATGGACACCAGCCGATTCGTCGCCTGGACCGAATACTTCGACTGGAACGACCCGCAGGCGACCTGCCTGGACGAGCCGTCCTCGCGACTGGCAATGAGCACGCCGACCAGCCGGACCACCAGCGGTCCCCTGACGGCGACATGGACGAAGTCGCGGGTCAGCGACGGCTGCGCCACCCAGGCCACCGTTCGCTTCGACGACGCAGGCGCGATCCAGCGTGACGGGATCGGGAACAGCGCAGCCGGGCGGATCACCAACCCCGGCGGACTCTGCCTGGCCGGCGGAACGTCGGCTACGTCGCTGACCCTGCAGGGGTGTGACAACTCGATGGTTCAGCAGTGGAACCGCGGCGCCGACGGAACACTGCGTGCCGACTGGCGATGCCTGACCCCGCGCGGCAACAAGGCCCCGTACGGAACCTCGCTGGACACCTGCCGGTCGATCCAGGCACAGGGATTCCGTGCGAAGGACGACGGCACGATCGTCAATCCGACCACGTCGACCTGCCTACAGGCCGACGACAATGCGGTCGGCGCCAAGGTCACCCTCGTCGCCTGCGATCCGTCCGCGATCGACCAGCACTGGAAGACCCCGGCACGCATGGTTCGCTGA
- a CDS encoding VOC family protein gives MITGIDHVQVAMPGGQEAAVRDFYAGLLGMSEVAKPPALAARGGCWFSSGAAVLHVGVEEPFAPAKKAHPAFLVEDLDDLERTLLGAGHECVRADDEIPGVRRFHTFDPFGNRIEFQQA, from the coding sequence ATGATCACCGGGATCGACCACGTGCAGGTTGCGATGCCTGGTGGCCAAGAGGCGGCGGTTCGAGACTTCTATGCCGGGCTGCTCGGGATGTCGGAGGTTGCCAAGCCGCCGGCACTGGCCGCCAGGGGCGGGTGTTGGTTCAGCTCCGGTGCGGCGGTCCTGCATGTCGGCGTCGAAGAGCCGTTCGCTCCGGCCAAGAAGGCGCATCCGGCCTTCCTGGTCGAGGATCTCGACGACCTGGAGCGGACGCTGCTCGGCGCCGGTCACGAGTGCGTCCGTGCCGACGACGAGATTCCCGGCGTGCGGCGGTTCCACACCTTCGATCCGTTCGGCAATCGGATCGAATTCCAGCAGGCCTGA
- the solA gene encoding N-methyl-L-tryptophan oxidase, with protein sequence MAGYQVIVVGLGSMGAAAANALAARGIGVLGLEAFWPAHDQGSGHGASRIIRQSYFEGADYVPLLRSAYQGWDRLESESGDDLVNLCGGLYIGNDSGPIFTGALAAARQWGLPHEVLDAEQIRSEFPTLSPATDARAVWERNAGYVRPEAAIEANLRLARAKGAELHFAEPVTAWSTEPGGGVRVVTPSGSYVGDRLVIAGGAWAPSLLDDLGLPLVVQRQVMYWFRPEATAELPIRRYTDAEHPIYVEERHDHDQIYGFPIQDGTDGGMKIGIHRSEAIRPTTADDLDRTVTAAEIHRVQQRTRRLIPATGEPLAAKVCMYTMTPDEHFVIGSHPDHDQVSIACGFSGHGFKFVPVVGEILADLAEHGRTEHPIGQFAPDRFRRS encoded by the coding sequence ATGGCGGGCTATCAGGTGATCGTCGTCGGACTCGGCTCGATGGGCGCGGCAGCGGCCAACGCGTTGGCCGCTCGCGGGATCGGCGTGCTGGGGCTGGAGGCGTTCTGGCCCGCTCATGATCAAGGGTCCGGGCACGGTGCGTCGAGGATCATTCGGCAGTCCTATTTCGAGGGCGCGGACTACGTCCCGCTGCTGCGATCGGCCTACCAGGGTTGGGATCGCTTGGAATCCGAATCCGGGGACGACCTGGTCAACCTCTGCGGCGGCCTCTACATCGGCAACGATTCCGGACCGATCTTCACCGGTGCGCTGGCGGCAGCTCGGCAGTGGGGGCTGCCGCACGAGGTGCTGGACGCCGAACAGATCCGGTCGGAGTTCCCGACGTTGAGCCCGGCCACCGATGCACGTGCGGTCTGGGAGCGCAACGCCGGGTATGTCCGTCCGGAAGCGGCGATCGAGGCCAATCTCCGACTAGCTCGTGCCAAGGGTGCCGAGTTGCACTTCGCCGAGCCGGTCACCGCATGGTCCACCGAGCCGGGTGGAGGAGTCCGGGTGGTGACGCCGTCGGGCAGTTATGTCGGCGACCGGCTGGTGATCGCCGGCGGTGCCTGGGCACCGAGCCTGCTCGATGATCTTGGTCTGCCACTGGTCGTGCAGCGGCAGGTGATGTACTGGTTCCGGCCGGAGGCCACCGCCGAGCTGCCGATCCGGCGCTACACCGACGCCGAGCACCCGATCTACGTCGAGGAACGCCACGATCATGATCAGATCTACGGCTTCCCGATCCAGGACGGCACCGACGGCGGGATGAAGATCGGCATCCACCGCTCGGAGGCGATTCGGCCGACAACCGCTGATGATCTTGATCGCACCGTCACCGCTGCCGAGATCCACCGCGTCCAGCAGCGAACCCGCCGGCTGATCCCCGCGACCGGAGAACCGCTGGCGGCGAAGGTCTGCATGTACACGATGACGCCGGACGAGCACTTCGTGATCGGCAGTCATCCCGATCATGACCAGGTGTCGATCGCCTGTGGTTTCTCCGGGCACGGCTTCAAGTTCGTCCCGGTGGTCGGCGAGATCCTTGCCGATCTCGCCGAACACGGTCGGACTGAGCATCCGATCGGACAGTTCGCGCCGGACCGGTTCCGCCGCTCCTGA